From Pseudomonas sp. StFLB209, a single genomic window includes:
- a CDS encoding Na+/H+ antiporter subunit G — MTYDVPFWVEVLTALLLLTSSLFTLTGAIGLVRLQDFFQRMHPTALASTIGAWCVALASIVYFSALKSGPVLHAWLIPILLAITVPVTTLLLARTSLFRKRMAGEDVPPEVSGDRPDSKQA, encoded by the coding sequence ATGACCTACGATGTTCCCTTCTGGGTCGAGGTGCTTACCGCCCTGTTGTTGCTGACCAGCAGCCTGTTCACCCTGACCGGTGCCATCGGCCTGGTGCGCTTGCAGGATTTCTTCCAGCGCATGCACCCCACCGCACTGGCGTCGACAATCGGTGCATGGTGTGTGGCGCTGGCGTCGATTGTGTATTTCTCGGCGCTCAAATCTGGGCCGGTGCTGCACGCCTGGCTGATTCCGATTCTGCTGGCCATTACCGTGCCGGTGACGACCTTGCTACTGGCACGAACCAGCCTGTTTCGCAAGCGGATGGCGGGTGAGGACGTACCGCCGGAGGTCAGTGGTGACCGACCGGACAGCAAGCAGGCGTAG
- a CDS encoding monovalent cation/H+ antiporter subunit A: MSLIVLLLLPFIGSCLAALLPHNARNAESLLAGLIAIGGALQVALWYPQIADGGVIREEYLWLPSLGLNFVLRMDGFAWLFSMLVLGIGALVSLYARYYMSPDDPVPRFFAFFLAFMGAMLGLVISGNIIQIVFFWELTSVFSFLLIGYWHHRNDARRGAYMALLVTGAGGLALLAGMLVLGHVVGSYDLERVLESGDAIRAHALYPVLLALILIGALSKSAQFPFHFWLPHAMAAPTPVSAYLHSATMVKAGVFLMARLWPSLSGTEEWFWIVSGAGACTLLLGAFAAIFQNDLKGLLAYSTISHLGLITLLLGLNSPLAAVAAVFHILNHATFKASLFMAAGIIDHESGTRDIRRLSGLVKMIPYTATLAMVASAAMAGVPLMNGFISKEMFFAETVFITSSMWVEIALPVVATIAGAFSVAYSLRFTVDVFFGPMAKDLPLSPHEPPRWMRMPVELLVMACLVVGIFPAQSVGPILATAAQPVVGAELPEYSLAIWHGWNAPMIMSLIAMGGGILLYLLLRNPLRNERFSGPPLIGRLNGKRSFEKLLVATMHWARRVERRLTTRRLQPQLFALVLTAVVLGFIPMYYSGLSWGDRPKISGSGVFVTLWLIAIACAIGAAWQGKYHRLAALIMVSVCGLMTCITFVWFSAPDLALTQLVVEVVTTVLILLGLRWLPRRSEEVATVSSRLKARTRRVRDLSLAILVGGGMAALSYAMLTRQTPNMISSYYLSRALPEGGGTNVVNVMLVDFRGFDTFGEITVLGVVALTVFALLRRFRPPKESIPLPAQQRLLARDVATDLVNPRSASDTALGFMMVPAALVRLLLPIAFIVSMYLFMRGHNQPGGGFVAGLVMSVAFILQYMVAGTQWVEAHMSLRPQRWIGVGLLCSVLTGLGAMALGYPFMTTHTAHLHLPVLGDMHVASALFFDIGVYAVVVGSTLLMLTALGHQAVRSHRPTALPKPVGALPPGQPVHAPEGVL; the protein is encoded by the coding sequence ATGTCCCTGATAGTTCTACTGCTTCTGCCCTTTATCGGCAGCTGTCTGGCAGCTTTGCTGCCGCATAACGCCCGCAACGCGGAATCCCTGTTGGCCGGCCTGATTGCCATTGGCGGCGCACTGCAGGTCGCGCTGTGGTACCCACAGATTGCCGATGGCGGGGTGATCCGCGAGGAGTATCTGTGGCTGCCCAGCCTGGGCCTTAACTTCGTGCTGCGCATGGACGGCTTTGCCTGGCTGTTCTCCATGCTGGTGCTGGGGATCGGCGCGCTGGTGTCGCTGTATGCCCGTTACTACATGTCGCCGGATGACCCGGTGCCGCGTTTTTTCGCGTTTTTCCTGGCCTTCATGGGCGCGATGCTCGGCCTGGTGATCTCCGGCAACATTATCCAGATCGTGTTTTTCTGGGAGCTGACCAGCGTCTTCTCGTTCCTGCTGATCGGCTACTGGCACCACCGCAACGATGCGCGGCGCGGCGCTTACATGGCGTTGCTGGTCACCGGCGCCGGCGGCCTGGCGCTGCTGGCAGGGATGCTGGTGCTCGGTCATGTGGTCGGCAGTTATGATCTTGAGCGGGTGCTGGAATCGGGTGATGCGATTCGTGCCCATGCCCTGTACCCGGTACTGCTGGCGCTGATTCTCATCGGCGCACTGAGCAAGAGCGCGCAGTTCCCGTTTCATTTCTGGCTGCCCCACGCCATGGCCGCGCCGACCCCGGTCTCGGCTTATCTGCACTCGGCGACCATGGTCAAGGCCGGGGTATTCCTGATGGCCCGGCTATGGCCATCATTGTCCGGCACGGAGGAATGGTTCTGGATCGTCAGCGGCGCGGGCGCCTGCACCCTGCTGCTGGGTGCGTTTGCCGCCATTTTCCAGAATGACCTCAAGGGCCTGCTCGCCTACTCAACCATCAGCCACCTGGGCCTGATTACCTTGCTGCTGGGCCTGAACAGCCCGCTGGCGGCCGTCGCTGCAGTATTTCATATCCTCAACCACGCAACCTTCAAGGCCTCGCTGTTCATGGCCGCCGGAATCATCGACCACGAGAGCGGCACGCGGGATATCCGCAGGCTGTCGGGGCTGGTCAAGATGATCCCGTACACCGCCACGCTGGCCATGGTCGCCAGTGCGGCGATGGCCGGCGTGCCGCTGATGAACGGCTTTATCTCCAAAGAGATGTTCTTCGCCGAAACAGTGTTCATTACCTCGTCAATGTGGGTCGAAATCGCCCTGCCGGTGGTGGCAACCATTGCCGGTGCGTTCAGCGTCGCCTACTCACTGCGCTTTACCGTCGATGTGTTCTTCGGCCCGATGGCCAAGGACCTGCCGCTCTCGCCCCACGAGCCGCCGCGCTGGATGCGCATGCCGGTCGAGCTGCTGGTGATGGCGTGTCTGGTGGTTGGTATTTTCCCGGCGCAGTCGGTGGGTCCGATACTGGCTACAGCGGCGCAACCGGTGGTCGGCGCAGAGTTGCCCGAGTACAGCCTGGCCATCTGGCATGGCTGGAATGCGCCGATGATCATGAGCCTGATCGCGATGGGCGGCGGCATTTTGCTGTACTTGTTGCTGCGCAACCCGCTGCGCAACGAGCGCTTTAGCGGGCCGCCGCTGATCGGCCGGCTCAACGGCAAGCGCTCGTTCGAAAAACTGCTGGTGGCAACCATGCACTGGGCGCGTCGGGTCGAGCGCCGGCTGACCACCCGCCGCCTGCAACCGCAGTTGTTCGCGCTGGTTCTCACCGCCGTGGTGCTGGGCTTTATCCCGATGTATTACAGCGGTCTGAGCTGGGGCGACCGGCCGAAGATTTCCGGCTCCGGGGTGTTCGTCACGCTTTGGCTGATCGCGATTGCCTGCGCCATCGGCGCCGCCTGGCAAGGCAAGTATCACCGCCTGGCGGCATTGATCATGGTCAGTGTCTGCGGCCTGATGACCTGCATCACCTTCGTCTGGTTCTCTGCACCGGACCTGGCCCTGACCCAGCTGGTGGTCGAAGTGGTCACCACAGTGCTGATCCTGCTAGGCCTGCGCTGGCTGCCACGGCGTAGCGAAGAAGTGGCCACGGTCAGCTCGCGACTCAAGGCCCGTACCCGGCGGGTGCGCGACCTGAGCCTGGCGATTCTGGTCGGTGGCGGCATGGCGGCGTTGTCTTACGCGATGCTGACCCGCCAGACACCGAACATGATTTCGTCCTACTACCTGAGCAGAGCGCTGCCCGAAGGCGGCGGCACCAACGTGGTCAACGTGATGCTGGTGGACTTCCGCGGCTTCGATACCTTCGGTGAAATTACGGTACTGGGTGTGGTGGCGCTGACCGTGTTTGCCCTGCTGCGGCGCTTCCGCCCGCCCAAAGAAAGCATCCCGCTGCCCGCCCAGCAGCGCCTGCTGGCCCGCGATGTGGCCACCGACCTGGTCAACCCGCGCAGCGCCAGCGACACCGCACTGGGCTTCATGATGGTCCCGGCAGCCCTGGTACGCTTGCTGCTGCCGATTGCCTTCATCGTCTCGATGTACCTGTTCATGCGCGGTCATAACCAGCCCGGTGGCGGCTTCGTCGCCGGGCTGGTGATGTCGGTGGCGTTCATCCTGCAATACATGGTCGCCGGCACCCAGTGGGTCGAGGCGCACATGAGCCTGCGTCCGCAACGCTGGATTGGCGTCGGCCTACTGTGCTCGGTGCTCACCGGCCTGGGCGCCATGGCCCTGGGTTACCCGTTTATGACCACCCATACCGCGCATCTGCATTTGCCGGTGCTCGGCGACATGCATGTGGCCAGTGCGCTGTTTTTTGATATCGGCGTGTATGCGGTGGTGGTCGGTTCGACCCTGCTGATGCTCACCGCCCTGGGTCACCAGGCGGTGCGTAGCCATCGCCCGACCGCGCTGCCCAAGCCGGTGGGCGCACTGCCACCGGGCCAGCCTGTCCACGCACCAGAAGGAGTCTTGTGA
- a CDS encoding Na+/H+ antiporter subunit E, which yields MKHFFPAPFLSLALWALWLLLNLSLSAGHILLGAILAFLAPLMFASLRPMPARIRKPGTILRFILRVGVDVVISNLQVARSVWALKRRPPRSAFVKVPLELHDAHGLAALAMVCTVVPGTVWSELALDRSILLMHVFDLEDEAQFIEHFKSHYERPLMEIFQ from the coding sequence ATGAAGCACTTCTTCCCTGCCCCGTTCCTGTCGCTGGCGCTATGGGCGCTGTGGCTGTTGCTGAACCTCTCGCTCAGTGCCGGGCACATCCTGCTCGGCGCCATCCTGGCATTTCTGGCCCCGCTGATGTTTGCCTCGCTGCGACCAATGCCGGCGCGGATTCGCAAGCCCGGCACCATCCTGCGTTTCATCCTGCGGGTGGGGGTGGATGTGGTGATATCGAACCTGCAAGTGGCGCGTTCGGTATGGGCCCTCAAACGTCGGCCGCCGCGCTCGGCCTTCGTCAAGGTGCCGCTGGAACTGCATGACGCCCACGGCCTGGCGGCGCTGGCCATGGTCTGCACCGTGGTACCCGGCACGGTCTGGTCGGAACTGGCGCTGGACCGCAGCATTTTGCTGATGCACGTGTTCGATCTGGAGGATGAGGCGCAGTTTATCGAGCATTTCAAAAGCCACTATGAGCGCCCCCTGATGGAGATTTTCCAATGA
- a CDS encoding DUF2789 domain-containing protein — translation MELPNPSLPDLFAQLGLESDEASIEAFIANHSLPDGIKLIDAEFWTPAQAQLLKEKLRSDDDWALVVDELNERLHLPPV, via the coding sequence ATGGAACTGCCAAACCCTAGCCTGCCCGACCTGTTCGCCCAACTGGGCCTTGAGAGCGACGAGGCGAGCATTGAAGCCTTCATCGCGAATCACTCGCTGCCCGACGGGATCAAACTGATCGATGCCGAGTTCTGGACCCCGGCCCAGGCCCAGTTGCTCAAAGAAAAGCTGCGCAGCGATGACGACTGGGCTCTGGTGGTCGATGAACTCAATGAGCGCTTGCATCTGCCGCCGGTTTGA
- a CDS encoding K+/H+ antiporter subunit F: MSALLSVTILISLSIFALAMVLTLWRLFTGPSAQDRVLALDYLYIIGMLMMLVLGIRYASDTYFEAALLIALFGFVGSFALAKFLLRGEVIE; this comes from the coding sequence ATGAGTGCCTTGCTCAGTGTGACGATTCTGATCAGCCTGTCGATATTTGCCCTGGCCATGGTGCTGACGCTGTGGCGTCTGTTCACCGGACCGTCGGCGCAGGATCGGGTGCTGGCGCTGGATTATCTGTACATCATCGGCATGCTGATGATGCTGGTGCTGGGTATCCGTTATGCCAGCGACACTTATTTCGAGGCCGCGCTGCTGATTGCGCTGTTTGGCTTTGTCGGCTCCTTCGCCCTGGCGAAGTTCCTGTTGCGTGGTGAGGTGATCGAATGA
- a CDS encoding Na+/H+ antiporter subunit C, producing the protein MEEVIAVAIGVLAASGVWLILRPRTFQVIMGLCLLSYGVNLFIFSMGSLFIGKEPVIKDGVPHDLLHYTDPLPQALVLTAIVISFAMTALFLVVLLASRGLTGTDHVDGREPKA; encoded by the coding sequence ATGGAAGAAGTGATTGCCGTTGCCATCGGCGTACTGGCCGCCTCGGGCGTCTGGCTGATCCTGCGCCCACGGACCTTCCAGGTGATCATGGGCCTGTGCCTGCTGTCGTATGGGGTGAACCTGTTCATCTTCAGTATGGGCAGCCTGTTCATCGGCAAAGAGCCGGTGATCAAGGACGGTGTGCCGCATGACCTGCTGCACTACACCGACCCGCTGCCCCAGGCATTGGTGCTGACCGCGATCGTGATCAGCTTTGCCATGACCGCGCTGTTTCTGGTGGTTCTGCTGGCTTCCCGTGGCCTGACCGGCACTGACCATGTCGACGGCCGGGAGCCGAAAGCATGA
- a CDS encoding monovalent cation/H+ antiporter subunit D has protein sequence MSAINQLIIVPILLPLFTAGLMLMLGEKHRPLKARINLFSTLLGLAVSIRLLMWVQESGGMGSIGVYMPGNWDVPFGIVLVVDHLSALMLVLTGIIGVCALLFALARWDKAGTSFHALFQIQLMGLYGAFLTADLFNLFVFFEVLLAASYGLMLHGSGRARVSAGLHYIAINLLASSLFLIGAALIYGVTGTLNMADLAVKIPQVPEADRGLLHAGAAILATAFLAKAGMWPLNFWLVPAYSAASAPVAAMFAIMTKVGIYTLLRLWTLLFSSHAGESAFFGGEWLIFGGMATIATAAIAVIAAQRLERMASLSILVSAGILLAAIGFAQPSLTAGALFYLVSSTLALSALFLLGELIERSRSANQYGEDEDADQLPHNLESLHPPRGVNLDEEENIVVGQVIPMTMAFLGLCFVACALLVIGMPPLSGFIGKLTLLSALLNPSGLDVAKDQPVSLEAWLLIALLIFSGLAALMSFVRLGVQRFWTPTETVPPLLRHSEYLPIVVLLGLCITLTFRAEPLLQYTQDTAATLHDPQQYIQSVMATRPVPGPTLQTSQVQP, from the coding sequence ATGAGTGCAATCAACCAACTGATCATTGTCCCGATCCTGCTGCCGCTGTTCACCGCCGGGCTGATGCTGATGCTCGGCGAGAAGCACCGCCCACTCAAGGCGCGCATCAACCTGTTCTCGACCCTGCTCGGCTTGGCCGTCTCGATCCGCCTGCTGATGTGGGTTCAGGAAAGCGGCGGCATGGGCTCGATCGGCGTGTACATGCCCGGTAACTGGGACGTGCCGTTCGGCATCGTGCTGGTGGTCGATCATCTGTCAGCGTTGATGCTGGTGCTGACCGGGATCATCGGGGTCTGCGCCTTGCTGTTTGCCCTGGCGCGCTGGGACAAGGCCGGTACCAGTTTCCATGCGCTGTTCCAGATCCAGTTGATGGGCTTGTACGGTGCATTCCTGACCGCCGACCTGTTCAACCTGTTCGTATTTTTCGAGGTGCTGCTCGCCGCCTCCTACGGCCTGATGCTGCACGGCTCGGGGCGTGCGCGGGTATCGGCGGGCCTGCATTACATCGCCATCAACCTGCTGGCTTCGTCGCTGTTCCTGATTGGCGCAGCCTTGATCTACGGCGTGACCGGCACGCTGAACATGGCCGACCTTGCGGTCAAGATCCCGCAGGTGCCTGAGGCCGACCGCGGCCTGCTGCACGCCGGTGCGGCGATCCTGGCCACGGCATTTCTGGCCAAGGCCGGCATGTGGCCGCTGAACTTCTGGCTGGTGCCGGCCTACTCGGCCGCCAGTGCGCCGGTGGCGGCAATGTTCGCGATCATGACCAAGGTCGGGATCTACACCTTGCTGCGGCTGTGGACCCTGCTGTTCTCCAGCCATGCTGGCGAGTCAGCGTTCTTCGGCGGTGAATGGCTGATTTTCGGCGGCATGGCGACCATTGCCACGGCAGCCATTGCGGTGATTGCAGCCCAGCGTCTGGAGCGTATGGCCAGCCTGAGCATCCTGGTCTCGGCCGGCATCCTGCTGGCGGCGATCGGTTTCGCCCAACCGAGCCTGACCGCCGGCGCGCTGTTCTATCTGGTCAGCTCGACGCTGGCACTCAGCGCACTGTTCCTGCTCGGCGAACTGATCGAGCGTTCACGCTCGGCCAACCAGTACGGCGAGGACGAGGACGCCGACCAGTTGCCACACAATCTTGAGTCCCTGCACCCACCCCGCGGCGTCAACCTCGATGAAGAGGAAAATATCGTGGTCGGTCAGGTGATCCCGATGACCATGGCATTTCTGGGCCTGTGCTTCGTGGCCTGCGCGCTGCTGGTCATCGGTATGCCGCCGCTGTCGGGCTTTATCGGCAAGCTGACCCTGCTCAGCGCCCTGCTCAACCCGTCCGGCCTGGATGTCGCCAAGGATCAACCCGTGTCACTTGAGGCCTGGCTGTTAATTGCGCTGTTGATTTTCTCAGGCCTGGCAGCGCTGATGTCGTTCGTCCGCCTGGGCGTGCAACGCTTCTGGACGCCGACTGAAACCGTCCCGCCGTTGCTGCGCCACAGTGAGTACCTGCCGATTGTGGTGTTGCTGGGCCTGTGCATCACCCTGACCTTCCGGGCCGAACCGCTGTTGCAGTACACCCAGGACACCGCAGCGACCCTGCATGATCCGCAGCAGTACATCCAGTCGGTCATGGCGACCCGCCCGGTGCCGGGGCCAACCCTTCAGACTTCGCAGGTGCAGCCATGA